One Neodiprion pinetum isolate iyNeoPine1 chromosome 1, iyNeoPine1.2, whole genome shotgun sequence genomic window carries:
- the LOC124221305 gene encoding organic cation transporter protein-like, whose protein sequence is MVYRKKKIPAGTISFFFVGGCLLTVLLAYYIRNWRILQLAYTAPTLLFLAFSWSIPESARWLLSKGRVEEAKNILYKASMENGVKLPRDTLDELLITGSEDKPNSKKSSLLDLLRYPNIRKRSLILAIIWFLNNCTYYGLSWNTANLAGSVHVNSAIAAFVELPAIAFLVFTVDKCRRKVVLGTCMMLSSVSLLSTVFVPHDMVWLVTGLAMIGKLTITVSYSTLYIFTSEQYPTSVRNIGVGTCSATARLGGVVAPLILQLSRISSLLPLITMGCSIVLAVLLLLLLPETSKKKLPETIEEVEGFGRRKKKSKQANTFLNGVDNTQALQKL, encoded by the exons ATGGTTtatcgaaagaagaaaattccaGCTGGGACAATTAGTTTCTTTTTCGTGGGAGGTTGTCTTCTGACCGTCCTTTTAGCATATTACATTAGAAATTGGAGAATTTTACAGCTGGCTTATACCGCGCCTACCCTTTTATTCCTAGCATTTTCATG GTCTATCCCAGAATCCGCGCGATGGCTGCTAAGCAAAGGTCGAGTGGAAGAagcgaaaaatatactttacAAGGCATCGATGGAAAACGGGGTGAAATTACCGCGGGATACATTGGACGAACTGCTGATAACAGGAAGTGAAGACAAGCCAAACAGTAAAAAATCCTCATTGCTTGATCTTCTCAGATACCCAAACATCAGGAAAAGGAGTCTGATACTCGCCATTATTTG GTTTCTCAACAATTGTACGTATTACGGTCTATCATGGAACACCGCAAACCTTGCAGGCAGCGTTCACGTAAATTCTGCAATTGCTGCGTTCGTGGAACTACCCGCAATTGCATTTTTAGTGTTCACCGTTGACAAGTGTCGGAGGAAGGTTGTTTTGGGCACCTGTATGATGCTATCGTCCGTGTCATTACTTTCTACAGTTTTCGTTCCTCACG acatGGTATGGCTAGTGACGGGTTTGGCCATGATAGGAAAATTGACAATCACAGTCTCATATTCAACCCTCTACATCTTCACATCAGAGCAGTATCCTACATCAGTTAGGAATATTGGCGTCGGAACATGTTCGGCTACTGCTCGGCTCGGTGGAGTTGTAGCACCATTGATTCTCCAGTTG TCTAGAATTTCGTCGCTTTTGCCACTCATTACTATGGGATGCAGCATAGTGCTCGCCGTGTTGCTGTTACTACTTCTTCCAGAAACATCGAAGAAAAAGCTACCGGAAACAATAGAAGAGGTGGAAGGGTTTGGaag GCGtaagaagaaaagtaaacaAGCCAACACCTTCTTGAATGGTGTTGATAACACCCAGGCGTTACAGAAActgtaa
- the LOC138190847 gene encoding organic cation transporter protein-like, translated as MGYDDVISHTGEIGRYQRRIFLVNFLPALTSAFHVMGGVFLGGVPKFRCLTPEEDRENATYILQPDTANFTHPWDNATQSSSQCERYNRTNGDLYQLRSNDTLSTSALVKCDSFAYDDSQYEATIITEWDLVCNNASLKTVSESMFMIGVMIGVLTLGALSDRYGRKRILIWGSVLQLISGLLVAASPNFTMYVIFRMIVATTSTGLYLVAYIAGKSRDRFVYPIDKYAGTMILSAEGRATLILT; from the exons atgggtTACGACGACGTAATATCACACACGGGAGAAATTGGTCGGTACCAACGAAGAATATTCCTTGTCAACTTCTTACCAGCGCTAACCAGCGCCTTTCACGTAATGGGGGGAGTTTTCCTGGGAGGCGTACCAAAATTTAGATGTCTGACACCCGAGGAAGACCGAGAAAATGCAACGTACATTCTGCAACCAGATACGGCGAACTTTACGCATCCATGGGATAATGCGACACAAAGTTCGTCGCAGTGTGAAAGATATAACCGAACTAACGGAGACCTCTATCAGCTACGGAGTAACGATACATTGTCAACATCTGCTTTGGTGAAGTGTGACTCTTTTGCCTACGATGACAGCCAATACGAGGCAACCATCATAACCGAA TGGGACCTAGTATGCAACAATGCCTCGTTGAAAACTGTCAGCGAGTCAATGTTCATGATAGGAGTGATGATAGGAGTTTTGACTCTCGGTGCATTGTCTGACAGATACGGACGCAAGCGAATTCTCATATGGGGTTCAGTACTGCAGTTAATTTCGGGACTACTGGTCGCTGCTTCGCCTAATTTCACGATGTACGTAATTTTCAGAATGATTGTAGCGACAACGAGTACCGGACTTTACCTTGTGGCTTACATTGCTGGTAAGAGTCGTGATCGATTTGTATATCCTATAGACAAATATGCAGGGACAATGATACTTTCTGCCGAGGGAAGGGCGACATTGATTTTAACGTGA